A stretch of the Kushneria konosiri genome encodes the following:
- a CDS encoding MlaC/ttg2D family ABC transporter substrate-binding protein — protein MKRVSRYVGVLVAVVLGMGILSAQAASQSPHEVVSQSVEQLMSKLDNNQDRYRNHPDELKSVVEQNIDPIVDWRYASASVMGKYFQAASPEQRSKFARVFKQTLIDTYAQGLVTFDYKDVRVMDDNNQRYDDQASVDMEVIASSGERYPVSYTLRNRDGSWKVINVVVNGINLGLTFRNQFDQAMRANHRDFDAVINGWAPDVDLKDGDGDNQKAQG, from the coding sequence ATGAAAAGGGTCTCCCGTTATGTTGGCGTACTGGTCGCCGTCGTGCTCGGCATGGGCATCCTGTCTGCTCAGGCAGCCAGCCAGTCTCCGCACGAAGTGGTCAGTCAAAGCGTCGAACAACTGATGTCAAAGCTCGACAACAATCAGGACCGCTATCGCAACCATCCTGACGAGCTGAAAAGCGTGGTCGAACAAAATATCGATCCCATTGTTGACTGGCGCTACGCCTCGGCAAGCGTTATGGGCAAATATTTTCAGGCCGCCTCGCCCGAACAGCGCAGCAAGTTTGCGCGCGTCTTCAAGCAGACGTTGATCGATACCTATGCCCAGGGGCTGGTGACGTTTGACTACAAGGACGTGCGGGTAATGGATGACAATAACCAGCGTTATGACGATCAGGCCAGCGTCGACATGGAAGTGATTGCTTCCAGCGGTGAGCGCTATCCGGTGTCCTACACGCTGCGTAATCGTGATGGTAGCTGGAAGGTCATCAACGTCGTGGTCAACGGCATCAATCTTGGGCTGACCTTCCGCAATCAGTTTGATCAGGCCATGCGCGCCAACCATCGTGACTTTGATGCCGTGATCAACGGCTGGGCACCCGATGTTGATCTGAAAGACGGTGATGGGGATAACCAGAAGGCTCAGGGCTGA
- the mlaD gene encoding outer membrane lipid asymmetry maintenance protein MlaD: MKRSKWLEAGVGAFVLAGFLGLVFLGLQVSGFAPGQAEQNFTVYANFSNIGGLKERSRVTMAGVTVGRITNIELDPKWLEGRVTMEIDSDVGEKLSEDSTASILTAGLLGEKYIGLSTGGAPEMIKDGGTIRDTQSALVLEELIQQFVSNMSK, from the coding sequence ATGAAGCGCTCTAAGTGGCTTGAAGCCGGTGTCGGTGCCTTTGTGCTGGCCGGATTTCTGGGACTCGTCTTTCTGGGTCTGCAGGTAAGTGGTTTTGCTCCCGGGCAGGCTGAACAGAATTTCACCGTCTATGCGAACTTCAGCAATATTGGTGGTTTGAAGGAGCGCTCAAGGGTCACCATGGCAGGCGTGACCGTCGGGCGCATCACCAACATCGAGCTGGACCCGAAGTGGCTTGAAGGGCGTGTGACGATGGAAATCGACAGTGATGTAGGTGAAAAACTGTCGGAAGACTCCACGGCGTCTATTCTGACTGCAGGGCTTCTGGGCGAGAAATACATCGGTCTGTCGACCGGTGGTGCGCCTGAAATGATCAAGGATGGTGGCACCATCCGCGATACGCAGTCTGCGCTGGTGCTTGAAGAGTTGATTCAGCAGTTTGTCTCGAACATGTCCAAGTAG
- the mlaE gene encoding lipid asymmetry maintenance ABC transporter permease subunit MlaE translates to MSPLIFLGRKTLNTLESLGRSAIFLAQALCHLPRLEGAKLWLRQMYFVGVMSLPIVAVSGLFIGMVIALQGYLVLSGFGADEALGQMVALSLLRELAPVVTALLFAGRAGSALTAEIGLMKATEQLSSMEMIGVDPLRRVISPRLWAGFLSMPILTVFFSVIGIMGGYLVGVDWLGVDQGSFWGNMQGSVIFMDDVLNGMLKSVVFGVVVTWIAVFQGYDLVPTSEGISRATTRTVVFGSLAVLGLDFILTALMFGEF, encoded by the coding sequence ATGTCACCGTTGATCTTTCTGGGACGCAAGACGCTGAATACGCTCGAATCGCTCGGGCGCAGTGCCATCTTTCTGGCTCAGGCACTGTGTCATCTGCCTCGGCTGGAAGGCGCCAAGCTATGGCTTCGGCAGATGTACTTTGTTGGTGTCATGTCACTGCCCATTGTTGCCGTATCGGGGCTTTTTATCGGTATGGTCATTGCGCTGCAGGGCTATCTGGTGCTGTCCGGTTTCGGGGCCGACGAGGCGCTGGGGCAGATGGTAGCGCTGTCGCTGCTGCGGGAACTGGCGCCTGTCGTGACCGCACTTTTGTTTGCCGGGCGTGCCGGCTCGGCCCTGACGGCTGAAATCGGCCTGATGAAGGCGACCGAGCAGCTTTCCAGCATGGAGATGATCGGCGTCGACCCGTTGCGACGGGTGATTTCGCCGCGGCTTTGGGCCGGCTTTTTGTCCATGCCGATACTGACCGTATTTTTCAGCGTGATCGGTATCATGGGCGGTTACCTGGTCGGTGTGGACTGGCTGGGCGTTGATCAGGGCTCGTTCTGGGGCAACATGCAGGGCAGCGTGATCTTCATGGATGATGTCTTGAATGGCATGTTGAAAAGCGTGGTCTTTGGTGTCGTCGTGACGTGGATCGCTGTCTTTCAGGGTTACGATCTTGTACCCACCTCCGAGGGGATTTCGCGGGCCACGACTCGAACCGTTGTCTTTGGCTCGCTGGCCGTACTGGGGCTGGATTTCATTTTGACCGCGCTGATGTTTGGAGAATTCTAA
- a CDS encoding ABC transporter ATP-binding protein, translating to MSDSTLVSVENLHFSRAGRPIFSGVDLEIPKGRITAIMGPSGTGKTTLLKLIAGQLTPDSGSVHVGDDNVHRLSRQALFRMRRRMGMLFQSGALFSDLSVFENVAFPIRVHTDLPEHMIRDLVLIKLQAVGLRGARDLMPAELSGGMTRRVALARAIALDPDLIMYDEPFVGQDPISMGVLVTLIRRLNSAFNMTAIVVSHDIKETLSIADHVYVIADGRVMASGSPASLREAQDPRVSQFIQGKPDGPVPFHYPSKNFYEDILAPSEVS from the coding sequence ATGTCCGACTCAACACTGGTCAGCGTCGAGAACCTGCATTTCTCGCGAGCTGGCAGACCCATCTTTTCGGGCGTTGATCTGGAGATTCCAAAAGGGCGCATTACGGCCATCATGGGACCCAGTGGTACAGGCAAGACAACCCTGCTCAAACTGATTGCCGGACAGCTCACGCCTGATTCGGGCAGTGTGCATGTTGGCGACGACAACGTGCATCGACTGTCGCGGCAGGCACTGTTTCGCATGCGCCGTCGCATGGGCATGCTGTTTCAGAGCGGGGCACTGTTCTCGGATCTGAGCGTGTTTGAAAACGTGGCCTTTCCGATACGGGTTCACACCGACCTGCCGGAGCACATGATCCGGGACCTGGTATTGATCAAGCTGCAGGCCGTTGGCCTTCGTGGCGCCCGTGACCTCATGCCCGCCGAGCTTTCCGGTGGCATGACCCGGCGTGTGGCGCTGGCGCGTGCCATTGCGCTGGACCCGGATCTGATCATGTATGACGAGCCCTTTGTCGGTCAGGACCCCATTTCCATGGGGGTACTGGTCACGCTGATCCGCCGGCTCAACAGCGCCTTCAACATGACGGCCATTGTGGTGTCTCACGATATCAAGGAGACGCTGTCGATTGCCGACCATGTCTATGTCATTGCCGATGGTCGCGTCATGGCCAGCGGATCGCCGGCCTCACTGCGCGAGGCACAGGATCCACGGGTCAGTCAGTTCATTCAGGGCAAGCCCGATGGCCCGGTGCCCTTTCACTATCCTTCGAAGAACTTCTACGAGGATATTCTTGCGCCATCGGAGGTGTCTTGA